The Lichenihabitans psoromatis genomic interval CGAATGACGCCCAATAAGTGGAGATGATCGGCCAGATCGCCCATCAACACGATCCGTTGATGCGCGTTCACGCCGATGAGGGTCGGCGTTACCACGACACCGGCCGTGAGCGCCCGCTTGGGTTGCGAGAACACATCGACGATGTCGAGCGACGGTACAAGCAGTTGGCCCTGCAGAACGTCCATCACGCGCGCGAGATTGATCTCCGCGCGCTGAGAATTCGGCGTCGCTCGTGCAACGTAGAGGGTCAAGCGTGCCAGCGTCTCGGGACGGCCTTCGCCGGGCACCTTTTCGCGACGGTCGGGCATGTCGGCGGGTTCGACCGTCATCTCGGGTTCACGGGAACGATGGTGGTTCCGCCTTCGGTGACCGGTCCGTCATCGTCGCCCCGGCGGAGGCTCAATCGATCGATCGCGTCGACTCGGCTGGTTTCGAGGCGGCTCTGTTCTGACGCGATCAACAGGTCCACCTCCTTCTGTTTCCAGCCCAGTTCGAGGTTCGCGGCCTCGACATGGGCGCGGGCCTCCGAAATCTGCCGATCGAGCGAGAGACGCGCACGCTCCGCGGCGATCTGTTCGAGAACGTGGAGCCGCTTGACGGCGACTTCCTTCTGGGCTCGAGCGCTGCCCATCAGCACCTCTCCCTCCGCGACATAGACCTCGACCAGATCGATCCCCGACGCGTCGAGCACCAATTCACGAACCTGGTTCGAATGTCCGGTCCCTCGCGATTTGACGATCGTCAAAGCACGGTTGCGTTCGCCGTCGCGCGCCACATAAGACACGTGCAGCCACGTGTCGGCGATCGTCGAAATTTGGCTTGCCGACAACTCAGTGGTGCCGCTCACCTGATCGAGCAGCGAGATGCAGACGACGGAAATTTCTTGGGATTTGGCGAGATCGAGCAAGCTCTCGCAGATCATTGCGGAGAACGGGTAATCGGCTTTCATCAGCGCGGAGATGGGATCGATCACGAGGCACTTCGGATGACGCGTCGCCAGCACGTTGCGGATCGCGACAAAATGCTCCTCTGGGCTGCGCCCGGACGAGAGAAACGATACGATGGTCAGCAACCCGGACTCGATATGCGGCGTGAGGTTCATGCCGATCGACAGCATATTGGCGACGATCTGTGCCCCGCTCTCGTCAAAGCTGATCACGACCGCATGCTCGCCGCGCTCGCAGGCCGCGAAGGCGAATGTGACGCCGAGGCTGGTCTTCGAGGTTCCGGGTGAGCCCGAAATCAGGGTACTGCTCCCACGGAGATAGCCGCCGTTGAGCAGGGCGTCGAGCCGCGGAACTCCGGAGGATACGCGGCCTGTATAGGTGGGGTAGCCGACCCGTATGCCCTTGAACGCGATGACGTCGATCCCAGACGCGCCGATCACGACCGGAACCGGATTACCCGAAAAACCGGACCCACGAAATTTAGCGATGCGAATCGTGCGCGAGGATCCGGTCTCGGTGACGATCTCGGCCATGATGACGAGGCAGTCGGTCATATATTGTAGAAAGTCGGCGCGGATCTGGTCCCGGTCTCCAGCCCCGAAGATCTTCACGGTCACGATCGCTGAAATCTCCGACCGCTTGATCCAGCTATCGAGGCGCAGCAATTCTTGCCGCTCCAGCCGCTCATCCTTCAGGCTGCTGAGCAGCATGTCGATGCCGTCGAAGACGACGTTTCGCGCACCGGTCTCGACGATCAACGCGCTGAGACCGGCAAGCAGGCCCGCGAGATCGAACGCACCCGTCACGACCGCGTCGTCGGGAATGCGGGCATCGATAAAATGAAATTGGTTGGACTCGAGCGTATCGACGTCCCAATCGAAGGAGGCGACGTTGCTGCGGATGCGATCGATCGGCTCCTCGAAGGTCACGAAGATGCACGGCTCGCCGCGGTCGGCAAGGCGATTTTTAAGGGTCTGGAGTGCAAACACGGTCTTGCCGGCACCGGCACTCCCGACAACAGCCGTCAACCGGTTCTTCGGTAAGCCGCCACCGCTGATTTCGTCGAACCCGGCAATGCCCGTCGCGACTTTCGAGATCGCCCTGCCGCGCGCCTCTACGGTTCCATGATCCGATGCCGTCATCTTCATCCTAGTTGCGCTCCCGTGACGGCGTCCGGTCCCGTTGGTGATCCGGGCAACGCTTGCTCCACGGGGCCTCGCATTGGAAGTCTCACGTTATGGGCTAGCATCCACGTAAAATCTTCGGCGACAAGCGGCATACTGAACAGATATCCCTGCCCGACGGCGCATCCCTCTTGCTGCAGAAATGCGCGCTGCATGTCGGTTTCGATACCCTCCGCAACCAACGCTATTCCCATGCTCCGCGCCAAGGAAATGATCGCCCGGATGATCAAGGCATCGGTTGATTCCAGCACGAGCTTCCGGACGAAGATCTGATCGATTTTGAGCTTATCGACGGGAAAATCGCGCAGGTAGCGGAAAGTGGCATGCCCGCTGCCGAAATCGTCGATCGCGATCGTGAATCCCATGGTCCGCAAGGCGTGAAGCGACGCCATGATCTGCGGCGAAGGCTCGACCAACAACCCTTCGGTCAAATCGATTTCGAAATTCGCGGCATTTGCCCCTTGGCTTTCAAGAGCCTCTGCGACGAGGGCGACGAATCCCGGCTCGATCAATTGATTGCCGGACACGTTCACGGCCACGGGTGGGGGCGCCAACCCGGCACTCGTCCAGAGCCGATGCTGGCGAAAGGCTTGTTCGAGAACCCATCGGCCGAGCGGCACAATCAAGCCCGATGTCTCGGCAAGCGGAATGAACCGATCCGGTCGTTGCATCCCGAGCGTCGGGTGCTTCCATCGCACCAGAGCTTCGGCAGATACGATCCGGCCGGACGCAAGCTCGACGAGCGGCTGGTAATGGAGCTCAAGTTCGTCGTTGGCGATCGCATGTTCGAGCGAGCGCGCCAGGACGGCCTCGTTGCGGTGACGATCGTCCTGCTCGGGTGAATAGAGCATCGGGGTGTTTCGGCCGGATTGCTTGGCCCAGCGAAGCGCGAGTTCGGCCTGGGTCATGACTTCGCTGGCGATCCCTTTGTCGGCCATCGTCTCGGTCTCGAGCCGCTGGTGGAAGGTCGCACCGATGCAGGTCAGAACCGTCAGCCACTCCGTCCCGATCTGCATCGGTTGCGCGAACGCCTCGCGCAACGAGCCGACGCAGAGCGACAAAGACTCTTGGTCGGCGCAGTCGGGGATCATGATCGCGAATTCGTCGCCACCAAGACGGGCCGCGACACCACCGATCGAGGCGGCGAGTTTGGCAAGTCGCTTCGCGGTTTCGCGCAGGATCGTATCGCCGGCGATCTGGCCGAGCCGTTCATTGAGCGCACTGAAGGCCGAAATGTCGCTACAAATCACAGCGCAAGTCGCGGATTCAGACCTCTCTGCCGTCAGTTCCGACTCGAGCGCTTGCAGCCACGCCGCGCGGGTCAGCAAGCCCGTGAGCGGATCACGAGACGCTTGGTTCGCGATCTCGCTCTCCCACCGTTCCTCGGCGCTGGACTCGATCGCGATGCCGTCCCATACGATTTCGCCGTTGGGCGTGCGGCGTGGCATCGCCCTACTGCGAAGCCAATGCAGAGTACCGTTGGAAGCGACGAGCCTGAACTCTTCCCGAAAGACGGACATGCCGGCTGCTGACTTGCGGATTGCGGCATAGACCGCGTCGTGATCGTCCGGGTGGACAAGATTGTCGAAGGTTCGCATGACTTGGCTGTTATCAATTCCAAGCATCTGAGCGACAGACGCGCTGCGATAGACGGTATCGATTGTCCCATCGCTTCGCATGATCAAGCGATAGATGTATCCCGGAAGATGCTCCGCGACGCTTGGGAGGTTTGTGTCGACCTCTCCAATTGTTGCAGCGGGATCACCGGTCACGTCCGTCGGCCGATAGATACTGATGAGATGCGTCACCCGCCCCGAGGCATCTCGGATAGGGTCGATCGAGACGTCGGTTCGATAAGGCGTCCCGTCTTTTCGAGTGGTCACAATCGTGCGGCGGATGCCTCGGCCTTCCGTGAGGACGGCCTGCATGTCCGCCTTGACGCTCCGATCGGTCTTTAAGCCGTCGAGGACAGCATCGTCGCGGCCGACGAGATCCGCGATCGGATGGCCGCACATGGCGCTGAAGGCTGCGTTTGCATAGGAGATGACATGCTCGCCTTGAACCATCGCCGTGACGAGAACAGGCCAGGAGACACCATCGAGAGCCTGATAGAGAGGGGGTGGGGCAGGCTCCCTCATGAAGCGGCGGCCGATGACGGGGCGGAGGACGACGAGGCGGACGATGTGGAGCGTCGCGTCGAGAATCCGACGATAACTGCTGAGGTCCTCATCACGTCCGCAATGATCGATCTATCATAGGCTTAAATCTCCAGCACGTGAGCGGACCGCACTCTCACATCGCCGTCATGGCTAAAATCTCACACAATATATAATATATGTTAGCGCCATTCGCTCGAAAGCACCAGCCTACCTTAAGCTGAACCTTAAGGCTTTGCCAGGCGCACCCGCGTCCTGACAACCAGATCTGCCGAAGCGCGTCGTGATGTCCACCTCTCTCCGTTCTAAGGCTATGACCGACACGCAACATCACTGCGGCGGCCACGTGATCGCGATGTCGACCCCGGGTCGCAGTTTCAGGTGAACTGAGCCAGGATCGCCTTTGATACTTTACAAATATAAGTATACTTTGGGTTGACCATCTGGGTACAGCGCGCCTCTGCGATCTGCGCGAGAAGCAGGTATCCGTCGGGCTCCGGGATATTCCATTCATCGTTGAGCCAGTAGATCATCTCCTGGAAGGCGATCCGCATGGCGTCCTCCAGGGGGCGGGCACAGCCGAGGGTGCAAAGATGCGTCGCGGTCTCGATACGCGGATGTCCGAGCCGTTTGGGAGCCTTTTCGATCGTGATCCTGAGCGTGACGTTCGAGCCGATCTCGATCGCGCCCATGCCGACCGCCTCGCCATCGCCCTGGAGCGCATGACAATCGCCGATAAAGAAATGCGCCCCTGGTTTTTCGACGCGGAGCATGATGATGCTGCCGGTCGTGATCTCCTGGACGTCGAGGTTGCCCCCATGCGTGCCGTTGTCCACCGTGAGCACGGCACCATGAATCGGAGCGACACCGATCACGCCGGCCATCGGTTTGCAAGGAAGCCTGACCGTGTCGGTCCAATGGACGACGCCGTCAAGAACATCGACCACACGGGTCTGGATCCCGAATTCCTTGCGCCGGACCCAATCCGGGAACATGCCATGGCCTGGCCAAAGCGAGGAATACCCGAGCGTGTCGAGTTCCATATGCAGAATTTCGACCTTCAGCATGTCGCCCGGCATCGCGCCGACGACCTCGATCGGGCCCGTCGCGCCATTCACGAACGGGAAGGTCACATCGACTTCCGTGAGTTGCTGTCCAACATGTTTGATCACGCCATCACCGATGTTGATGACACATTCGATCGTGACGGTTTCGCCTGGCTCGACGTGAGCCACGAAGTCATCGTCGCCCGAAAGCGCGTATTTGATGGTGCCTTGCTTGCTGATGCGTTGGGTCATGTGTCCTCCGTTCCGATCTCGTGGCCTTTGGGCGGCACGATGATGCTGTCGAGCGATTGACGTGGAGCGCGCGCGCTAGCCGGCGCGACGCCACGGCGTCAAAGCATGTTCGACCTTGCCGACCATGAAGGTTAGCAAAAGCGCGAGCGCGATGGTGCCCACCAACGACGCGAACACCTTGGGGATCGCGTAGAGCGAGCCGGCCTGGAAAATCGCATGGCCCAGGCCGACCGACGACGACATGAACTCGCCGACGATTGCGCCGATCAGCGCGAAGCCGACCGTGAGCTTCAATCCCGCAAAGATGTCAGTCAGCGAGGAGGGGACGACGAGTTTCGAAAAGATCTGGGGTTTCGAGGCACCCAGCGTGCGAAGCAGATTGATCTGGTCGGGATCGACGCCGATCGCACCCTTGTAGGACGTGACCAGCGCGACGACGACGACCGAGATCGTCGACATCGCGATCTTCGATGGCAGTCCTGTGCCAAACCAGATGATAATGATGGGCGCGAGAGCGATAATGGGGATCGAGCCGATCGCGATCACGAAAGGCTGGACGACGCGCGAGACGAAAAGCGAATACCAGAGCATCAGTCCGGCCAACGTCCCGATCAGATTGCCGACCACGAAGCCGAGAACCGTCTCGGTCCCTGTCACGGCGCTGTCGCGCAACAGACTGCCATCCAGGATCATCTGCCATAAAAACCGTCCGATGGCGGAGGGCGACCCGAACATGAAGGCCGATTGGCTGCTCTTCGACGTTTGATACTCCCAGAACCCCAGGAAGGCGGCGAGGATCGCAAGCTGGACCGCGAGCACGAGGGCGTGCTGTCGCAGCCGCTCGGTCCGCAGTCGGCGAACCGCGAGCCGATCCGGGCTGCCTTGCGCAGCCGGCGTTTGCCCGATCAGGACCGACATCGCTGCTCTCCGGTCATGTGCGGACGACCGCGAGATCGGCCCAGATCCGACGCACATAATCGCCGAAATCCGGGCTTTCCCGGGCCGCGATCATGTCGCCCCGAGCCGCCCCGAGCGAGATACTGTAGCTAGCCTTCACGGCCGTGGGACGGTGCGACAACACCAGAACGCGATCGGCGATCGACACGGCTTCCTCGATATCGTGAGTGATCAGCAGAACCGACTTGCCGCTATCCCGCACCAGCTTGGCGGTGTCGCTCTCGATCAGGAGCTTGGTCTGGAAATCGAGCGCTGCGAAAGGCTCGTCGAGCAGCAGAACGTCGGGATCATTGGCGAGGGTGCGGGCGAGCGCCACGCGTTGCCGCATCCCGCCCGAGAGCGTCGATGGATAATTATCCGCGAAACCATGGAGGCCCAGCTGGTCGAGCAAGGCGCGTGCCCTGTCGTCGGCTTCGGCAGCGGGAACGCGGCGAATTTCCATGCCGAGCTTCACATTGTCGACGGCCTTGCGCCAAGGCAAAAGCAGATCCTTCTGCAGCATGTAACCGAAGCTGGCCTGTTTGACGCCGCGCTTTTGCGCGCCGAGCTTTTCGCCGTACCAGCGAACCGTCCCGCGATCGGGCTCGATCAGGCCACAGATGACATTCAGCATGGTCGTCTTCCCGCAACCCGACGGGCCGACGATGCTGACGATCTCGCCGCGGCCAAGCGTGAACGACAGATCGCCGATCACGGGTGTCACATTGCCGGGCGACACATAGCTCTTGGCGACGTGATCGACCACGATCGGTTGCGTCTGCTCGGCCGACATCGTCTCTAGACTGCGTTCGGCACTGCGTTCAGCCATGACGATCTCGGTCAGCCGGCTGCCTTGACGGCTTTGTCGGCGAATGAATTGTCGATGATCTGATCGAACGGGACGGTGCCTTTGGCGTTGCCGAGATAAACCTGCATGTCCATCAGGTTCTTCCATTGATCGGGTTTGGTCACCACAGACTGCGCCGGAATGAGATATTTCAGTTCTGCATCGATCGCCGCGTCGACGACCTCGCCGGGGAGATCCGGAAATTCGAGACGAGCGACCTGCTTGGCATAAGCCGGGTCCGCATAGGTTTTGCGCGAGGCTTCCTCGAACGACGTCACGAGCGCCTGCACCATGGCCGGATCTTTCTCGATCGTGGTCGGCAGCACCATGATGCCGGTGTTGCAGAAGGGTCCGATATAGGTCGAGAAGTCGAACACGACCTTGGCGCCCTGCGACACCGCCGACGCGACGCCGGGCTGATAGGCGATCGCGATATCGGCTTGGCCGGCCAGCATGGCGGCGATTTCCGTGCCAGGGCTGACCGGGATGATGGTGGCGTCGACCCCGACCTTCAGGCCCGCATTTTCGAGCAAGCGCTTGGCAACGCTATAGTTGGTGTTGGGCTCAGGCGATGTGACGATCTTGAGACCCTTGAACATCTTGGGGTCGGTGAACGGCTCGAGTGTCTTGGACACGCCAAAATAATGCGCGCGCTGAACGACTGTCCCGACCACCACGCCGGGGCCGCCATTCTCGCGTGAAATCTGCGCCATGGTGGCATCGCCGATCGCGAAATCGGCGGAACCGCCGAGAACCGCCGCGAACGTTTGCGTGTCGCCGCCGGCGGCGCTCACCTGCATATCTAGGCCATTTTTCTTGAAGATGCCGGCGTGCATGCCGACGTAGAGGTTGATGTAGCCAAGGTTGTGGACCGCTTCGCTGAACCGAACGGGCTTGAGGTCGGCCGCAAAAGCGACGCCCCCAAAGAGCGACACGGTCGTCGCGCCCGCCACACCCTTCATGAAGGACCGGCGGTTGGGGAAGGATTTCGTTCCAAAGATCATCGTCGCTCTCCACTGCCACGTGCATGAATGGCTCTCATCCGTGCAGCTTCCTGTGCGATCCTCGGACGAGCAAGCATCTTTGATAAGCGGCGATTGTCCAAAACACGTGCAGTCTGGTTAAAGCCGATCAAAGACTTGACCTTGCAAGACAACGTCAGTCTTGGTTCGTGATGAAATCTTGCGGTTCTGACGCAGGAGTGCCGCGATCTCTCGTTGTAATTTGTCAAAAATGACATGACCGTGAGCCGTCGCTGCACAAACTATCAGCGGAGGTTCATCACCGGACACGGAGCGCCGCATAGCGGCCCACGACGGTCGCGGAGGTCACGCCCGATGACACCCTGCCGCCACCGAGATCGCTTCGCATCGTCACGCGAGATGGCGACGTGGTCGTGGAAATCGTCTTGATGGCTCGGTGCGCCGCCTCGGCCTTCAGCCTATAATTCTCTTGTTCGAGCGCCCGCAGAGCGTGGACCGCAAAGGGTTTGAGGCCGCCGAAGCGACGCCGCCATCGATAGAGCGTTCGCAGCGTGATTCCGGCGGTCTGGCACATTTCATCAGCAGGCCGCCCGGCTTCGACATCTCGCACCATCGCGATGATTTCCGAGTCTGAATAAGCGGAACGGCGCATCGTGACCTCGCTCGCGTCGAACGACCGCGCCAGTCAGGCGCGCGGTTTGCATCGGGAGCGGATCGCCCCTGTCGCGATCAGCCAAGCAAAAATTTGGCCAAACCAGACACGGGCAGGTGACCCGGTCCGCAGCAGAAGGAGGTTTCACATGGCGAGGCGTCACGAGATCCCTCCGACACCCGACGCCATGGTGTGGGGCTACTTCGACGCGAGCCGCCCGGCCGTGATCGAGATCGAGTCAGGCGACATGGTCACGCTTCACTCGTTCCCGGCAGGCGGCCCGGAGACGTTGCCGCCCGATCGCGGCCTCGTCAGCGCCGACTATCGCAGGGTGCTCGAGACGCTGCCGCAGGGTCCTGGCCCGCATTTCATCACCGGCCCCGTGCACGTGCGAGGGGCCGAGCCGGGCGACACGCTGCAAATCGATATTCTGGATGTGCGGATCAATCAGGATTGGGGTTTCATGGCGATCCTGCCACTCCTCGGCACTCTGCCCGAGGAGTTCACGGATTACGAGATCGTGCACCCGCTGATCGATCATCAGCGCAATGTCGCGATCATGCCTTGGGGCACCGAAGTTCCGCTGGCGCCCTTTTTTGGCATCATCGCGGTCGCGCCGCCCCCAGCCTGGGGGCGTGTCGGCTCACCCGTGCCGCGTCGCTTTGGCGGCAACATGGACAATAAGGAACTGAGGCCCGGCGCCACGCTTTTTTTGCCGGTGTTCAACGACGGCGCGCTGTTCTACGCCGGGGATGGCCATGCCGTGCAAGGCGACGGTGAGGTTTGCATCACGGCACTCGAAACCGGCGTGACCGGGAGCTTTCGCCTGACGATCCGTAAAGACATGGCGCTCGAATGGCCCTTCGCCGAAACCGCCACCCACCTCATGTCGATCGGGCTCGACGACGATCTCGATGACGCCGCCAAACAGGCCGTCCGTGAGATGGTGCACCACATCTGCGCCCGGTCCAACCTCACGCCCAATCAGGCCTATATGCTGTGCTCTCTGGCCGGAAACCTCCGCGTCACCCAAATCGTCGACGGCAACAAGGGCATTCACATGATGTTCCCGAAGGCTCTCCTCTGAGACCAGTCACGCGACCCTCTATTCACTGGACCACACTGCAGTATCGAAGCCCGAGACCAATCATCTGGGCAAAACGGCAGGCCTTACTTGGCTCGAACAGGTCTGATCCGGACGGCCTGATAAGGTTTTCCTGGTAGCTTCACGCCAAAGGCTGCTTCTGGCTCGCCGCCGGCCATCGCCCCGCCGCGTTGGCGTAACGCCGGAGAAGCGGGTAACGCCGCCTTGTCGAGGCGGGTCACCGTCATCTCCCACGTATCGATGAGGTCGATCTCATAGTCGCCGTCTTCTAACGGCAGGCCCACGGCCCACTCGCGGGGCTGGTGCTCCCCGAAATAGAGGAAACGGACAGTCCCGTCCCGCGCGCCGGAAACCCGACTGAACTCCCAGCGCCCATCCTCGCTCAGGGGTGTCAGTCCTTCGGTCACGCTGTCCTCGACGAGCCACCGTAAAAAGCCGATCCGCGCTGCGCTTTCGCCGTGCAAAACGCCACCTTTGGTGATCGGCCCCCATCGGGTGGTCCGGGTTGATTGTTAGTTCATGGTCGGCCTGGGCGCCACCCTGAGCATGGCCGGCGGAGATGGTCGGGGTTTCGCAGCCGGCCATGCGGCGAAGGCGGGCACGAAGACCTCCGGCGCCGGGGGCTTGTAGCCGATTGATCCGTGCGGGCGCACAGTATTGTAATGCCTTCTCCAGCTTTCGATGATGACCTGAGCTTCCTTGAGCGAGTAGAAGATCTCTCCGTCGAGCAGCTCGTCTCGGAAGCGAGCGTTGAACGACTCGACGTAGCCGTTCTCCCACGGGCTGCCTGGGGCAATATAGGCGGTCTTTGCTCCAACCGCCGTGATCCAGTCTTGCACAGCCTGGGCGATGAACTCGGGGCCGTTGTCCGAACGGATGTGACCAGGCACGCCGCGCAGGATGAACAGGTCGGACAGAACGTCAATGACGTCGGTCGAGTTGAGCTTGCGCGCGACCCGGATGGCCAGGCACTCCCGGGTGAACTCGTCGACGACATTGAGGGTCCTGAACTTGCGGCCGTCATGCGTGCGATCCTCGACAAAGTCGTACGACCAGACGTGATCGCGGTGCTCGGGCCGGAGGCGAATGCAGGAGCCGTCGTTGAGCCAGAGACGTCCCTTCTTCGGCTGCTTGGCCGGCACCTTCAGCCCTTCGCATCGCCAGATGCGCTCGACCCGCTTGTCGTTTACCAGCCACCCGGCATCGCGCAGCAACGCCGCGATCTTGCGATAGCCGTAGCGGCCGTACTGCCGCGCCAGCTCGATGATGTCGCCCGTCAACGCCTCTTCGTCGTCAAAGCCCCGCGGCGCCTTGCGCTGCGTCGAGCGGTGCTGACCGAGCGCCGCACAGACGCGGCGCTCGGAGACAGGCAAATGCTGTCGCACATGCTCGATGCAGACGCGCCGGCGCGCGGGGCTCAGAAGTTTCCCGAGGCCGCCTCCTTCAGAATCAGCTTGTCGAGCGTGAGGTCGGCGATCGCCTTGCGAAGCCGCATGTTCTCCGTCTCCAGCTCCTTCAGGCGCTTGACCTGGTCAAGCTTCAAGCCGCCGAACTCCTTCCGCCACCGGTAGTAGGTGACCTCGGTCACCCCGATCGAGCGAACCGAGTCCGCAACGGTCTTCCCCTGTGAGACCAACACGTCGACCTGACGCAGCTTGCTCACGATCTCTTCAGGCTTCGGTCGTCTTCCCATCGATCCATCCTCCAGGCTCGAAAGCCATACATCGGGATGGACCACTTCAAGGGGGGACGATCAAGTCGATACCCTCCAGCAACATGGCGGCCTGTGCCGGGGTCAGAGCGGCAGCCGCCCCGCTCTCCACCGAGGGCCACAGAAAGCGGCCCTTCTCCAGCCGCTTGGCAAACAGGCAGTAGCCCTGGCCGTCCCACCACAGGATCTTGAGCAGACGCCCCTGACGACCCCGGAACACGAAGGCCTGCCCCGAGAAGGGATCGCGACGGAGGTGGTCCTGCACCAGCGCGGCCAAGCCGTCGAAGCCCTTGCGCATATCGGTATGGCCGGTTGCCAGCCAGACACGCGCACCAGCGGGCACCGGGATCATC includes:
- a CDS encoding ABC transporter substrate-binding protein, with product MIFGTKSFPNRRSFMKGVAGATTVSLFGGVAFAADLKPVRFSEAVHNLGYINLYVGMHAGIFKKNGLDMQVSAAGGDTQTFAAVLGGSADFAIGDATMAQISRENGGPGVVVGTVVQRAHYFGVSKTLEPFTDPKMFKGLKIVTSPEPNTNYSVAKRLLENAGLKVGVDATIIPVSPGTEIAAMLAGQADIAIAYQPGVASAVSQGAKVVFDFSTYIGPFCNTGIMVLPTTIEKDPAMVQALVTSFEEASRKTYADPAYAKQVARLEFPDLPGEVVDAAIDAELKYLIPAQSVVTKPDQWKNLMDMQVYLGNAKGTVPFDQIIDNSFADKAVKAAG
- a CDS encoding ABC transporter ATP-binding protein → MAERSAERSLETMSAEQTQPIVVDHVAKSYVSPGNVTPVIGDLSFTLGRGEIVSIVGPSGCGKTTMLNVICGLIEPDRGTVRWYGEKLGAQKRGVKQASFGYMLQKDLLLPWRKAVDNVKLGMEIRRVPAAEADDRARALLDQLGLHGFADNYPSTLSGGMRQRVALARTLANDPDVLLLDEPFAALDFQTKLLIESDTAKLVRDSGKSVLLITHDIEEAVSIADRVLVLSHRPTAVKASYSISLGAARGDMIAARESPDFGDYVRRIWADLAVVRT
- a CDS encoding acetamidase/formamidase family protein codes for the protein MTQRISKQGTIKYALSGDDDFVAHVEPGETVTIECVINIGDGVIKHVGQQLTEVDVTFPFVNGATGPIEVVGAMPGDMLKVEILHMELDTLGYSSLWPGHGMFPDWVRRKEFGIQTRVVDVLDGVVHWTDTVRLPCKPMAGVIGVAPIHGAVLTVDNGTHGGNLDVQEITTGSIIMLRVEKPGAHFFIGDCHALQGDGEAVGMGAIEIGSNVTLRITIEKAPKRLGHPRIETATHLCTLGCARPLEDAMRIAFQEMIYWLNDEWNIPEPDGYLLLAQIAEARCTQMVNPKYTYICKVSKAILAQFT
- a CDS encoding putative bifunctional diguanylate cyclase/phosphodiesterase, with translation MREPAPPPLYQALDGVSWPVLVTAMVQGEHVISYANAAFSAMCGHPIADLVGRDDAVLDGLKTDRSVKADMQAVLTEGRGIRRTIVTTRKDGTPYRTDVSIDPIRDASGRVTHLISIYRPTDVTGDPAATIGEVDTNLPSVAEHLPGYIYRLIMRSDGTIDTVYRSASVAQMLGIDNSQVMRTFDNLVHPDDHDAVYAAIRKSAAGMSVFREEFRLVASNGTLHWLRSRAMPRRTPNGEIVWDGIAIESSAEERWESEIANQASRDPLTGLLTRAAWLQALESELTAERSESATCAVICSDISAFSALNERLGQIAGDTILRETAKRLAKLAASIGGVAARLGGDEFAIMIPDCADQESLSLCVGSLREAFAQPMQIGTEWLTVLTCIGATFHQRLETETMADKGIASEVMTQAELALRWAKQSGRNTPMLYSPEQDDRHRNEAVLARSLEHAIANDELELHYQPLVELASGRIVSAEALVRWKHPTLGMQRPDRFIPLAETSGLIVPLGRWVLEQAFRQHRLWTSAGLAPPPVAVNVSGNQLIEPGFVALVAEALESQGANAANFEIDLTEGLLVEPSPQIMASLHALRTMGFTIAIDDFGSGHATFRYLRDFPVDKLKIDQIFVRKLVLESTDALIIRAIISLARSMGIALVAEGIETDMQRAFLQQEGCAVGQGYLFSMPLVAEDFTWMLAHNVRLPMRGPVEQALPGSPTGPDAVTGAQLG
- a CDS encoding acetamidase/formamidase family protein, which encodes MARRHEIPPTPDAMVWGYFDASRPAVIEIESGDMVTLHSFPAGGPETLPPDRGLVSADYRRVLETLPQGPGPHFITGPVHVRGAEPGDTLQIDILDVRINQDWGFMAILPLLGTLPEEFTDYEIVHPLIDHQRNVAIMPWGTEVPLAPFFGIIAVAPPPAWGRVGSPVPRRFGGNMDNKELRPGATLFLPVFNDGALFYAGDGHAVQGDGEVCITALETGVTGSFRLTIRKDMALEWPFAETATHLMSIGLDDDLDDAAKQAVREMVHHICARSNLTPNQAYMLCSLAGNLRVTQIVDGNKGIHMMFPKALL
- a CDS encoding DUF5605 domain-containing protein; translated protein: MTEGLTPLSEDGRWEFSRVSGARDGTVRFLYFGEHQPREWAVGLPLEDGDYEIDLIDTWEMTVTRLDKAALPASPALRQRGGAMAGGEPEAAFGVKLPGKPYQAVRIRPVRAK
- the kaiC gene encoding circadian clock protein KaiC; the encoded protein is MTASDHGTVEARGRAISKVATGIAGFDEISGGGLPKNRLTAVVGSAGAGKTVFALQTLKNRLADRGEPCIFVTFEEPIDRIRSNVASFDWDVDTLESNQFHFIDARIPDDAVVTGAFDLAGLLAGLSALIVETGARNVVFDGIDMLLSSLKDERLERQELLRLDSWIKRSEISAIVTVKIFGAGDRDQIRADFLQYMTDCLVIMAEIVTETGSSRTIRIAKFRGSGFSGNPVPVVIGASGIDVIAFKGIRVGYPTYTGRVSSGVPRLDALLNGGYLRGSSTLISGSPGTSKTSLGVTFAFAACERGEHAVVISFDESGAQIVANMLSIGMNLTPHIESGLLTIVSFLSSGRSPEEHFVAIRNVLATRHPKCLVIDPISALMKADYPFSAMICESLLDLAKSQEISVVCISLLDQVSGTTELSASQISTIADTWLHVSYVARDGERNRALTIVKSRGTGHSNQVRELVLDASGIDLVEVYVAEGEVLMGSARAQKEVAVKRLHVLEQIAAERARLSLDRQISEARAHVEAANLELGWKQKEVDLLIASEQSRLETSRVDAIDRLSLRRGDDDGPVTEGGTTIVPVNPR
- a CDS encoding circadian clock KaiB family protein — protein: MTVEPADMPDRREKVPGEGRPETLARLTLYVARATPNSQRAEINLARVMDVLQGQLLVPSLDIVDVFSQPKRALTAGVVVTPTLIGVNAHQRIVLMGDLADHLHLLGVIRDLCLKDAAPPG
- a CDS encoding ABC transporter permease, whose amino-acid sequence is MSVLIGQTPAAQGSPDRLAVRRLRTERLRQHALVLAVQLAILAAFLGFWEYQTSKSSQSAFMFGSPSAIGRFLWQMILDGSLLRDSAVTGTETVLGFVVGNLIGTLAGLMLWYSLFVSRVVQPFVIAIGSIPIIALAPIIIIWFGTGLPSKIAMSTISVVVVALVTSYKGAIGVDPDQINLLRTLGASKPQIFSKLVVPSSLTDIFAGLKLTVGFALIGAIVGEFMSSSVGLGHAIFQAGSLYAIPKVFASLVGTIALALLLTFMVGKVEHALTPWRRAG
- a CDS encoding transposase, which gives rise to MRRSAYSDSEIIAMVRDVEAGRPADEMCQTAGITLRTLYRWRRRFGGLKPFAVHALRALEQENYRLKAEAAHRAIKTISTTTSPSRVTMRSDLGGGRVSSGVTSATVVGRYAALRVR